Proteins co-encoded in one Cytobacillus sp. NJ13 genomic window:
- the mtnK gene encoding S-methyl-5-thioribose kinase — MTVFTSAYFTMTEQEAIEYAKTRLNYFASDAELDCREIGDGNLNYVFKLTDHKHNKSLIIKQAGPVARISDEFKLSPDRNRIEYEILDLQNKLASGFVPKVFSYDPVMNCTAMEDLSDYTIMRTALMQHEKFPLFADHISTFLVNTLLLTSDVVMGHKEKKELVQKFINPELCEISEDLVFTEPFYDCPRNEVFEGTREFAKKEIWDDPKLQLETAKLKFEFMTHAQSLLHGDLHTGSIFVKEDSTKIIDPEFAFCGPAGYDVGNVIANLIFAYVNAKYTMADDEARQVQLEYLENTMEDIIDLFKKKFLQTWDEKATEQTARYEGFKEYYLDTVLRDTAAAAGLELCRRIIGLASVKDVTSIEDYSSRAAAEKICLAAGKMFIMDRESFKTGAKFVRVLKDCEKRF, encoded by the coding sequence ATGACTGTTTTTACATCCGCCTATTTTACAATGACTGAACAGGAAGCCATTGAATATGCCAAAACAAGACTGAATTACTTTGCTTCAGATGCAGAGTTGGATTGCAGGGAAATTGGCGATGGCAATTTAAACTATGTGTTCAAGCTGACTGACCATAAACATAATAAGTCACTGATTATCAAACAGGCTGGACCGGTTGCCAGAATCTCTGATGAATTTAAGCTGTCTCCTGACCGCAACCGCATTGAATACGAAATTCTGGATCTTCAGAACAAACTCGCTTCAGGTTTCGTGCCTAAAGTGTTTAGCTACGATCCCGTAATGAACTGTACTGCAATGGAGGATCTGTCTGATTACACCATAATGAGAACAGCCTTAATGCAGCATGAAAAATTCCCGCTGTTTGCTGACCATATCTCGACTTTTCTGGTAAATACCCTATTGCTTACTTCCGATGTCGTAATGGGGCATAAGGAAAAGAAAGAGCTGGTCCAAAAATTCATCAACCCGGAATTGTGCGAAATTTCAGAGGACCTCGTCTTCACAGAACCGTTTTACGACTGTCCGAGAAATGAAGTGTTTGAAGGCACCAGGGAATTTGCCAAAAAGGAAATTTGGGATGATCCAAAGCTTCAGCTTGAAACTGCAAAGCTTAAATTTGAGTTTATGACCCATGCCCAGTCCCTGCTTCATGGCGATCTGCACACAGGCTCGATTTTTGTAAAAGAAGATTCTACAAAAATCATTGATCCCGAATTCGCTTTCTGCGGCCCAGCCGGCTACGATGTCGGCAATGTGATCGCCAACCTGATTTTCGCCTATGTGAACGCGAAATATACAATGGCAGATGATGAAGCAAGACAGGTTCAACTGGAATATCTCGAAAATACAATGGAAGATATTATCGACTTGTTCAAAAAGAAATTCCTGCAGACATGGGATGAGAAAGCGACTGAGCAAACAGCCCGTTATGAGGGGTTTAAAGAATATTATCTGGATACAGTCCTGCGTGACACAGCAGCTGCAGCCGGACTTGAACTGTGCAGGAGAATTATCGGGCTGGCATCTGTAAAGGATGTCACATCCATTGAAGATTACAGCAGCAGAGCTGCAGCGGAAAAGATTTGTCTGGCAGCCGGAAAAATGTTTATTATGGATAGGGAATCTTTTAAAACAGGAGCAAAATTTGTACGTGTTCTAAAAGACTGTGAAAAAAGATTCTAA
- a CDS encoding zinc-binding dehydrogenase: MKAIIHEGKAGRAGLSYGEIERPEPGAGEVRVKLKTAGLNHRDLFVLNRHKPEEPALVIGSDGAGIIDAVGEGVTDVKPGDEVIINPGLGWKEKSDAPPSGFEIVGLPFHGTFAEYIIIPAENVAPKPAYLTWEEAGVLSLAALTAYRALFSRGKLQSGMKVFIPGIGGGVATFLMQFAKAAGATVYAASRSEEKCQRALELGADKALNSSEDWNVVLGGEKVDLVIESVGPATFNKSLEILRNGGTIVTFGSSTGDQLQLNLRSLFYAQQNLLGSTMGSAEEYHEMLQFIEKHQIRPVLDEALMLDQFEQAFDKMENAEQWGKIAFKISV, encoded by the coding sequence ATGAAAGCGATTATTCATGAAGGAAAAGCAGGCCGCGCCGGATTATCTTATGGGGAAATTGAAAGGCCCGAGCCGGGTGCCGGTGAGGTCAGAGTCAAATTGAAAACAGCAGGCTTGAACCATCGTGATTTATTTGTTCTGAACCGCCATAAGCCAGAAGAACCTGCGCTTGTCATCGGTTCAGATGGAGCGGGAATCATAGACGCAGTCGGCGAAGGCGTTACAGACGTGAAGCCAGGTGATGAAGTCATCATCAATCCCGGGCTGGGCTGGAAGGAAAAAAGTGATGCACCGCCGTCAGGCTTTGAAATTGTCGGCTTGCCGTTTCATGGCACATTCGCCGAATATATCATCATTCCGGCTGAAAACGTAGCACCTAAGCCGGCGTATTTAACCTGGGAGGAAGCGGGCGTCCTATCCCTGGCAGCACTAACCGCCTACAGAGCATTATTCTCAAGAGGAAAGCTTCAGTCAGGCATGAAGGTGTTCATTCCCGGGATTGGAGGAGGCGTGGCAACCTTCTTAATGCAATTCGCAAAAGCAGCGGGAGCAACTGTTTACGCAGCTTCCCGTTCAGAGGAAAAATGTCAGAGAGCGCTTGAACTCGGTGCGGATAAAGCCCTGAACAGCAGTGAAGACTGGAACGTAGTCCTTGGCGGGGAAAAAGTCGATCTTGTCATTGAATCAGTTGGCCCGGCAACATTCAATAAATCGCTCGAAATCCTGCGTAATGGCGGCACCATCGTAACATTTGGCTCCTCCACAGGAGATCAGCTGCAACTCAACCTCCGCAGCCTCTTTTACGCACAGCAAAATCTGCTTGGCTCAACAATGGGCAGTGCAGAAGAGTATCATGAAATGCTTCAGTTTATTGAAAAGCATCAAATCAGGCCTGTGCTGGATGAGGCACTGATGCTTGATCAATTCGAGCAGGCTTTTGATAAAATGGAAAACGCAGAACAATGGGGGAAGATTGCCTTTAAAATAAGTGTATAA
- the map gene encoding type I methionyl aminopeptidase: MIVKNEEELAKLKEIGRIVAEIRDVMIEKTKPGVTTKELDDIAGELFEKHGAISGPKGEYDFPGFTCISVNEEVAHGIPGSRVIKEGDLVNIDVSGSKDGYFADTGLSFVVGEDEKLQKLCDAAQEAFDEGLKKLKPGGKLSLVGKTVHKVAKNNGFNVIMNLTGHGVGRSLHEKPDHILNYFDPWDKQLLREGMVVAFEPFISSGDEEVREMSDGWTFVTPNKSHVAQCEHTVVITKEGPIIITK, from the coding sequence ATGATAGTAAAAAATGAGGAAGAATTAGCAAAACTAAAGGAAATCGGCAGAATTGTCGCGGAGATTCGCGATGTGATGATTGAAAAAACAAAGCCGGGCGTAACAACCAAGGAGCTCGATGACATAGCCGGAGAACTTTTTGAAAAGCACGGAGCGATATCAGGCCCTAAAGGAGAATACGATTTTCCAGGCTTCACATGCATAAGCGTGAATGAAGAAGTGGCCCATGGCATTCCTGGAAGCCGTGTGATTAAAGAGGGCGATCTTGTAAATATTGATGTTTCAGGATCAAAAGATGGATACTTTGCAGACACAGGCCTATCATTTGTCGTTGGTGAAGACGAGAAGCTGCAAAAATTATGTGATGCGGCTCAGGAGGCATTCGATGAAGGACTGAAAAAATTAAAGCCGGGCGGCAAGCTGAGCCTTGTCGGAAAGACAGTTCACAAAGTTGCCAAAAACAATGGATTCAACGTTATCATGAATCTGACTGGACACGGTGTCGGCCGCTCCCTTCATGAAAAGCCGGACCATATCCTGAACTATTTTGATCCATGGGATAAGCAGCTGTTAAGAGAAGGCATGGTTGTCGCCTTCGAGCCTTTTATCTCAAGCGGAGATGAAGAAGTAAGGGAAATGAGCGACGGCTGGACGTTCGTCACACCTAACAAAAGCCATGTTGCCCAATGTGAACATACCGTTGTCATCACAAAAGAAGGACCAATTATCATAACGAAATAA
- the tyrS gene encoding tyrosine--tRNA ligase, which translates to MENFIEKLTAEQKFEAERQLEVYRNGVQEILPEAELKNKIAKSIFQNQPLKIKLGLDPSAPDVHIGHTVVLNKLKQFQDNGHIIQLIIGDFTGKIGDPTGKSSARNQLTDEEVKHNAKTYFEQFSKVLDMEKVDLHYNSAWLSDLQLEDVIRLSASITVARLLERNDFSERLATGKPISLHEFFYPLMQGYDSVALESDIELGGNDQHFNVLMGRHLQEHFQKEKQVVILMPLLEGLDGKEKMSKSKNNYIGVDEDPNNMYGKTMSIPDELIAKYFNLATDLPVKEKQQIAYGLENGALHPRDAKMLLGRTIVRMYHGTGAADKAELHFKTIFQKGAMPDEIPEAEWKGEDEVLITDLIAVLGLLSSKTEARKMIAGGGIRLDGEKVGDVQMLVKITDGLVLQAGKRKFVKLRLSTTK; encoded by the coding sequence ATGGAGAATTTTATTGAAAAATTAACAGCTGAACAAAAATTCGAAGCAGAGAGGCAGCTGGAGGTTTACCGCAATGGCGTCCAGGAGATTCTGCCGGAAGCGGAGCTGAAGAATAAAATAGCCAAATCCATTTTTCAAAACCAGCCTTTAAAAATTAAGCTGGGGCTTGATCCTTCTGCGCCGGATGTCCATATCGGCCATACGGTTGTGCTGAATAAATTAAAACAGTTCCAGGACAACGGCCACATCATCCAGCTGATTATTGGCGATTTCACCGGGAAAATTGGCGACCCGACAGGCAAATCGTCAGCCCGAAACCAGCTCACCGATGAAGAGGTGAAGCATAATGCCAAAACATACTTCGAACAATTCAGTAAAGTGCTGGACATGGAGAAAGTCGATCTTCATTACAACTCAGCATGGCTATCGGACCTCCAGCTCGAAGACGTCATCCGCCTGTCTGCCAGCATAACAGTTGCCCGCCTGCTGGAACGCAACGACTTTTCAGAGCGCCTGGCCACAGGCAAACCGATCTCGCTTCATGAATTTTTCTACCCGCTGATGCAGGGCTATGACTCGGTTGCTCTAGAAAGCGATATCGAGCTTGGCGGCAATGATCAGCACTTCAATGTCCTGATGGGACGCCATCTGCAGGAGCATTTCCAAAAAGAAAAGCAGGTGGTCATCCTGATGCCGCTCCTTGAAGGCCTGGATGGCAAAGAGAAAATGTCCAAATCAAAAAACAATTACATTGGTGTGGATGAGGATCCCAATAATATGTACGGCAAAACCATGTCCATCCCGGATGAGCTGATCGCAAAATACTTCAATCTCGCAACAGATCTGCCAGTAAAAGAAAAACAGCAAATTGCATATGGGCTTGAAAACGGCGCACTGCACCCGCGTGACGCCAAAATGCTTTTAGGCAGAACAATCGTCCGCATGTACCATGGCACAGGTGCAGCCGATAAAGCCGAACTGCATTTCAAAACCATTTTCCAAAAGGGAGCCATGCCGGATGAGATCCCGGAAGCTGAATGGAAGGGTGAAGATGAAGTCCTCATTACGGACCTGATTGCCGTCCTCGGCCTGCTTTCCTCCAAAACGGAAGCGAGAAAAATGATTGCAGGCGGCGGCATCCGTTTAGACGGAGAGAAAGTCGGCGATGTTCAGATGCTCGTGAAAATCACAGACGGATTAGTTCTTCAGGCAGGGAAAAGAAAATTTGTGAAACTAAGGCTCAGCACTACAAAGTAG
- a CDS encoding GNAT family N-acetyltransferase, translating into MIEYAVNSEGISADMLEGFFDGWPNPPGPEKHLKLLKNSTKIVLAVDRDKNAVAGFITAISDGVLSAYIPLLEVLPDYQQQGIGQKLVTRMLEELDGIYMIDVMCDPELQRFYERFGMIKSYGMVHRNYQNQSGKQ; encoded by the coding sequence ATGATCGAATATGCAGTGAATTCAGAAGGAATTTCAGCAGATATGCTGGAAGGTTTTTTTGATGGGTGGCCAAATCCGCCGGGCCCAGAAAAACATCTGAAGCTTCTAAAAAACAGCACGAAAATCGTACTTGCCGTTGACCGTGATAAAAATGCAGTGGCTGGGTTCATCACAGCAATCAGCGATGGAGTGCTATCAGCCTACATTCCGCTGCTCGAAGTACTACCTGATTACCAGCAGCAGGGAATCGGTCAAAAGCTGGTCACCCGTATGCTGGAAGAGCTGGACGGTATTTATATGATTGACGTCATGTGTGATCCTGAATTGCAGCGGTTTTATGAAAGATTCGGAATGATCAAATCTTACGGAATGGTGCATCGGAATTATCAGAATCAATCAGGAAAGCAGTGA
- a CDS encoding STAS domain-containing protein codes for MEPIQKVSAYLTQNAEVLSEEIVAEIVSRFSFEIPRQEFDAAVSMYIEFINFLGTMIANSEDRVPEGLVEWSKGNGERAASMGGKISDIVTRYPDTRLVFTDRLRNIGKEFELAAEEVISIVKKVNYILDISINETVFAFERHSEEQLKETQSQVNELSATIVPIQDSIAILPLIGNIDYDRAQIIIEKTVPRVSQLEIETLIIDFSGTVNIDIEIAKHIFDIRNILLLIGVSTIATGVRPDLAKKAVTLGIDLSSLEVYSNVLQAIRSIK; via the coding sequence ATGGAGCCTATTCAAAAAGTTTCAGCGTATCTTACTCAAAATGCGGAGGTATTATCCGAAGAGATTGTTGCAGAAATCGTAAGCCGGTTCAGTTTCGAAATTCCCAGACAGGAATTTGATGCGGCCGTTTCGATGTATATTGAGTTTATAAATTTTCTGGGAACTATGATTGCGAATAGCGAAGATCGGGTTCCTGAAGGACTGGTCGAATGGAGCAAAGGAAACGGCGAACGGGCTGCCTCCATGGGAGGGAAAATTTCCGATATTGTCACCCGATATCCGGACACTCGCCTAGTTTTTACTGATAGATTGCGCAATATAGGGAAAGAATTTGAGCTAGCAGCGGAAGAAGTTATTTCTATTGTGAAAAAAGTAAACTACATACTCGACATCAGCATTAATGAAACCGTATTTGCTTTTGAGCGCCACTCCGAGGAACAATTAAAGGAGACTCAATCCCAGGTAAATGAGCTGTCGGCAACCATCGTACCGATTCAGGACAGCATTGCAATCCTGCCATTGATCGGGAATATAGACTATGACCGGGCACAAATCATCATTGAGAAGACAGTCCCGCGGGTAAGCCAGCTGGAGATTGAAACCTTAATTATCGATTTTTCCGGCACGGTGAATATAGATATTGAAATCGCCAAACATATTTTTGATATCCGAAACATCCTTCTGCTGATCGGCGTCAGCACCATTGCCACAGGTGTCAGACCGGATTTGGCGAAAAAAGCGGTTACCCTTGGCATTGACTTATCATCTCTTGAAGTATATTCGAACGTTCTGCAGGCGATTAGAAGCATTAAATAA
- a CDS encoding S8 family serine peptidase, with the protein MKKKRALGAALLSMTMGLSVFTAGAFAKEPETQNETYRVLIQGPSNAKASVNSQVDKRWDFGSDGMTAEVNAKQYQALLKNKNLKIEKVSEVTLDTARTEASKKDSVSIQAAGYPSDQTPWGIASIYNNSSITSTSGGSGIKVAVLDTGVYTSHIDLEGSAEQCKDFTQTSPIVNGSCTDRQGHGTHVAGTVLAHGGYDGQGIYGVAPQAKLWAYKVLGDNGSGYSDDIAAAIRHVADEASRTGSKVVINMSLGSSGKDSLISSAVDYAYSKGVLVVAAAGNSGYSANTIGYPGALKNAIAVAALENVQQNGTYRVANFSSRGNPSTDGDYVIQEKDVEVSAPGASIESTWYNGGYNTISGTSMATPHVAGLAAKIWSSSPSMSHTQLRTELQNRAKQYDIKGGYGAAAGDDYASGFGYPRVK; encoded by the coding sequence ATGAAGAAAAAAAGGGCATTAGGAGCAGCACTTCTAAGTATGACCATGGGTTTATCAGTTTTCACAGCGGGGGCATTTGCAAAAGAACCAGAGACTCAAAACGAAACCTACCGGGTATTGATCCAGGGGCCGTCAAATGCTAAAGCTTCTGTGAATTCACAGGTGGACAAGCGCTGGGATTTTGGCAGCGATGGCATGACTGCAGAAGTCAATGCCAAACAATACCAGGCACTTCTGAAAAATAAGAACTTAAAGATTGAAAAGGTAAGCGAAGTTACTCTTGATACTGCCAGAACAGAAGCGTCCAAGAAAGATTCGGTTTCTATTCAGGCAGCAGGATATCCTAGTGATCAGACACCATGGGGAATTGCTTCCATCTATAATAACAGCAGCATTACCAGTACGTCAGGAGGAAGCGGCATTAAGGTTGCTGTTCTTGATACAGGCGTTTATACAAGTCATATTGACCTGGAAGGCTCTGCAGAGCAATGTAAGGATTTCACTCAAACCAGCCCGATTGTAAATGGCTCATGTACTGATCGCCAGGGACATGGTACACATGTAGCTGGGACGGTTTTAGCACATGGGGGATACGACGGCCAGGGAATTTATGGAGTGGCTCCACAGGCGAAATTATGGGCATACAAGGTACTTGGCGATAATGGCTCAGGCTACTCAGATGATATTGCAGCAGCAATCCGCCACGTTGCGGACGAAGCATCCCGAACAGGATCAAAAGTGGTCATCAATATGTCACTTGGTTCAAGCGGCAAAGATTCTTTAATCAGCAGTGCGGTTGATTATGCCTACAGCAAAGGTGTCCTTGTTGTTGCCGCAGCAGGAAACTCCGGCTACAGCGCTAATACAATCGGCTATCCTGGAGCATTAAAGAATGCGATTGCGGTTGCAGCCCTTGAAAACGTTCAGCAAAACGGTACATACCGTGTAGCCAACTTCTCGTCCCGAGGAAACCCTAGCACTGACGGCGACTATGTCATTCAGGAAAAAGATGTAGAAGTGTCTGCACCGGGAGCAAGCATCGAGTCGACGTGGTATAACGGAGGCTACAACACGATCAGCGGAACATCCATGGCTACACCTCACGTAGCTGGCCTTGCAGCAAAAATTTGGTCTTCCAGCCCATCCATGAGCCATACTCAGCTTCGCACAGAGCTTCAAAACCGTGCAAAGCAATATGACATTAAAGGCGGATACGGAGCAGCAGCTGGTGACGACTATGCATCAGGATTTGGATACCCTCGTGTGAAGTAA
- a CDS encoding DUF2268 domain-containing putative Zn-dependent protease (predicted Zn-dependent protease with a strongly conserved HExxH motif), whose amino-acid sequence MQDWEQLANRFQLFKFAALPEAEAIKYSWNPEEISAIIEETCKEAERHLHFESLTITIVPALPFPWFQNFDQSLWTNGYTIGPDTIILAIPPQPDPDFLKYMLAHELHHASPENPIYNLTLETFTLADWYKMEGGAEYFSLSLYKDKRWWKKEFTEEIEQNYIEIARQNLSTADEVLKSKICFGNKEMGIPLFAGYSFAYKMVRHYAEKEKIRRYRDLYQADPHEIFNSYMIKEAI is encoded by the coding sequence ATGCAGGACTGGGAACAGCTGGCCAATAGATTTCAGCTATTTAAATTTGCAGCGTTGCCAGAAGCGGAGGCTATTAAATACAGCTGGAATCCTGAGGAGATTTCAGCAATCATCGAAGAAACGTGCAAGGAAGCTGAGAGGCATCTTCACTTCGAAAGCCTGACCATAACAATCGTGCCTGCACTTCCTTTCCCATGGTTTCAGAATTTCGATCAATCACTGTGGACAAATGGCTACACAATAGGTCCAGATACCATCATCCTTGCTATTCCGCCTCAGCCGGACCCCGACTTTTTAAAATATATGCTAGCCCATGAGCTCCATCATGCTTCCCCTGAAAATCCGATCTACAATCTTACATTGGAAACCTTCACTCTTGCGGACTGGTATAAAATGGAGGGGGGCGCTGAGTATTTCAGTCTTTCACTTTATAAGGATAAACGCTGGTGGAAGAAAGAATTTACTGAGGAAATCGAGCAGAATTATATAGAAATTGCCCGGCAAAACCTGAGTACAGCAGACGAGGTTTTAAAAAGCAAAATCTGTTTTGGCAATAAAGAGATGGGCATCCCGTTATTTGCCGGCTATTCATTTGCTTATAAAATGGTAAGGCATTATGCAGAGAAGGAGAAAATTAGGAGGTATCGGGATTTATATCAAGCAGACCCGCATGAAATATTCAATAGCTATATGATCAAGGAGGCCATTTAA
- the mtnA gene encoding S-methyl-5-thioribose-1-phosphate isomerase has product MMGKPVDVIQSVRLDDENDTLILLDQTVLPNEKNFLHLKELKDIWDAIYHLKVRGAPAIGIAAAYGVYLGTKQSAAASYEELYQDFKKAKEYLASSRPTAVNLFWALDRMEARFQKEEGKAAAEIKQALKKEAEKIRAEDEKVCESIGQHALSVLEPGWGILTHCNAGTIATAKYGTALAPIYLGQEKGYNFKVYADETRPLLQGARLTAWELEEAGVDVTLICDNMASIVMKEGKVQAVLVGCDRVAANGDAANKIGTSGVAILAKHYNIPFYVCAPLSTVDLACKTGDDIHIELRDSEEITSKWYEKPMAPEGVQTYNPAFDVTDNELITGIITENGIAYAPFTESLSKMF; this is encoded by the coding sequence ATGATGGGAAAACCAGTGGATGTCATCCAGTCTGTCAGATTGGACGATGAAAACGACACGCTCATTCTATTAGATCAAACAGTTCTGCCGAATGAAAAGAACTTTTTGCATTTGAAAGAGTTAAAGGATATTTGGGATGCAATCTATCATTTAAAGGTCCGCGGTGCACCTGCCATTGGAATAGCGGCGGCTTACGGGGTCTATTTGGGTACAAAGCAATCAGCGGCAGCGAGCTATGAAGAACTTTATCAGGATTTTAAAAAGGCGAAGGAATACCTGGCGTCATCACGGCCAACTGCGGTTAATCTGTTTTGGGCGCTCGACCGCATGGAAGCCCGTTTCCAGAAGGAAGAAGGCAAAGCAGCAGCAGAAATAAAGCAAGCCCTGAAAAAGGAAGCAGAAAAAATACGAGCTGAGGATGAAAAGGTGTGCGAGTCGATCGGACAGCACGCGCTTTCTGTTCTTGAGCCTGGATGGGGCATTCTAACACATTGCAATGCCGGTACGATTGCCACCGCTAAATATGGGACAGCTCTTGCTCCGATTTATTTAGGGCAGGAAAAAGGATATAATTTTAAAGTATATGCCGATGAAACTCGCCCGCTTCTGCAGGGGGCCCGCCTGACTGCATGGGAGCTCGAAGAAGCAGGTGTCGATGTTACGCTTATCTGCGATAATATGGCCAGCATCGTTATGAAAGAAGGCAAGGTTCAAGCGGTACTTGTCGGCTGTGACCGTGTTGCAGCCAATGGGGATGCTGCCAATAAGATTGGAACATCAGGCGTTGCGATTCTCGCAAAACATTATAATATACCTTTCTATGTTTGTGCCCCGCTGTCAACAGTCGATCTCGCATGCAAAACAGGGGACGATATCCATATTGAATTAAGAGATTCAGAAGAGATTACTTCTAAATGGTATGAAAAGCCGATGGCGCCAGAAGGTGTGCAAACCTATAATCCTGCATTCGATGTAACAGATAATGAACTGATCACAGGCATAATAACGGAGAATGGCATAGCTTATGCACCGTTCACTGAAAGTCTGTCTAAAATGTTTTAA
- a CDS encoding lactonase family protein → MAKYRGYIGTYTKGESEGIYSFILDTEAGRISDVKTAGKLDNPTYLTISQDNQYLYSVAKEGESGGVAAYRLESSSGSLEKINSQVAEGSPPCHVSVDSSVRYVFSANYHKGTVESYLTNEDGSLNPAVSVIEHSGSGPDSRQEKPHTHYAGLTLDEKYLAAVDLGTDQVITYELNEGILKEKSILSVKPGSGPRHLVFHPNGRYAYVMTEFSSEVLLLQYHEDGSFVQKQAISTLPEGFTENNQGSAIHISSDGRFIYAGNRGHDSIAVFSVNQDNGELAFVEHTSTEGNWPRDFVLDPTEKFVIGSNQNSSNIVLYSRDENNGTLTLLQSDVMVPDPVCVKFLHV, encoded by the coding sequence ATGGCCAAGTACAGAGGATACATAGGGACATACACAAAGGGTGAAAGTGAAGGGATTTATTCATTTATTCTGGATACAGAAGCAGGCAGAATTTCCGATGTGAAAACGGCAGGGAAACTGGATAATCCCACTTATTTAACGATCAGCCAGGATAATCAATATTTATACTCGGTAGCCAAGGAAGGCGAATCCGGCGGAGTAGCTGCGTATCGTCTGGAAAGCAGCAGCGGTTCACTTGAGAAGATCAACAGCCAGGTGGCAGAGGGCTCTCCTCCTTGCCATGTCAGTGTGGATTCATCCGTACGTTATGTCTTCAGTGCAAACTACCATAAAGGGACAGTGGAATCTTACTTAACAAATGAAGACGGCTCTCTAAACCCTGCCGTTTCGGTTATTGAACATAGCGGATCAGGACCGGACAGCAGGCAGGAAAAACCGCATACTCACTATGCTGGACTTACTCTGGACGAAAAGTATTTAGCTGCAGTTGACCTGGGAACGGACCAGGTGATTACGTATGAATTGAATGAAGGCATTCTGAAGGAAAAAAGCATCCTGTCTGTAAAGCCGGGCAGCGGTCCGAGACACCTTGTGTTCCATCCAAATGGAAGGTACGCCTATGTGATGACCGAGTTTAGCTCAGAGGTTCTTTTGCTTCAGTATCATGAGGATGGGAGCTTCGTTCAAAAACAGGCTATTTCCACGCTTCCGGAAGGTTTTACGGAAAATAACCAGGGAAGTGCCATTCATATCTCTTCCGACGGCCGCTTTATTTATGCCGGCAACCGCGGGCACGACAGCATTGCTGTGTTCTCCGTCAATCAGGATAATGGAGAGCTTGCGTTTGTGGAACATACCTCCACAGAAGGAAACTGGCCGCGCGACTTTGTGCTCGATCCGACCGAAAAATTTGTGATTGGCTCCAACCAGAATTCCAGCAATATTGTTTTGTATTCCCGTGATGAAAACAACGGGACGCTTACACTGCTTCAATCAGATGTAATGGTTCCGGATCCGGTTTGTGTGAAGTTTTTACATGTGTAA
- a CDS encoding NUDIX domain-containing protein encodes METELLNIFDESRKQIGVATREDVHKKGHWHETFHCWFISREKDQDYIYFQYRSKEKNDYPGLLDITAAGHLLSNESVMDGMREVEEELGIRVDFADLVPLGVIDYIVEKENFIDKELAHVFLYYSNHLLEEFSLQPEEVTGIYRIALEDFYELWFCGKEFTEAEGFQVDNGIRIPNSLNVRKTDFVPHQDYYYKRVLHSMREQIVQSKV; translated from the coding sequence TTGGAGACAGAACTTCTGAATATTTTTGATGAAAGCCGAAAACAAATCGGTGTGGCTACCCGTGAAGATGTCCATAAAAAAGGTCACTGGCATGAAACCTTTCATTGCTGGTTCATCAGCAGGGAAAAAGATCAGGATTATATATATTTTCAATACCGCAGCAAGGAAAAGAATGATTATCCAGGCCTTTTGGATATAACCGCCGCTGGCCACCTCTTAAGCAATGAATCTGTCATGGACGGCATGAGGGAAGTGGAGGAAGAACTGGGGATTCGTGTTGATTTTGCGGACCTGGTGCCACTGGGCGTCATTGATTATATCGTGGAAAAAGAAAATTTTATCGACAAAGAATTGGCCCATGTTTTTCTTTATTACAGCAATCATTTATTAGAGGAGTTCAGCTTGCAGCCAGAAGAGGTTACGGGTATTTACCGGATTGCCCTGGAAGATTTTTATGAACTGTGGTTCTGCGGAAAAGAATTCACTGAGGCAGAGGGATTCCAAGTAGACAATGGCATAAGAATCCCCAACTCCTTAAATGTGAGGAAAACGGACTTTGTCCCTCATCAGGATTACTATTATAAGCGTGTGCTGCATTCGATGCGTGAACAGATTGTTCAATCAAAGGTATGA